One window from the genome of Candidatus Melainabacteria bacterium encodes:
- a CDS encoding adenine phosphoribosyltransferase, with protein sequence MSTQLDKSKLAKLSLPLNDESQELLKSKIRDIPDFPKPGIMFKDLTPLLKDVEAFTFAMQALTEKCRSLQPKYIAGIEARGFILGPIIAYNLGVGFIPIRKPGKLPYEVQKLEYALEYGSDCIEVHADAVEKDDRVVLIDDLLATGGTAGAADKLMKVLGANVVGIGFIVELAFLNGRANLPHDAELFSLITY encoded by the coding sequence ATGAGTACCCAATTGGACAAGAGCAAGTTGGCCAAGTTAAGCCTTCCGCTTAACGACGAGAGTCAAGAACTCCTTAAAAGCAAAATTCGCGACATTCCTGATTTCCCCAAGCCAGGAATCATGTTCAAAGACTTGACCCCGCTGCTCAAAGACGTTGAGGCTTTCACTTTCGCGATGCAGGCGTTGACTGAAAAGTGTCGTTCGCTGCAGCCTAAATATATTGCTGGTATTGAAGCCCGCGGTTTCATCCTCGGACCAATCATCGCTTACAACCTGGGAGTCGGCTTTATTCCCATTCGCAAGCCGGGCAAGCTGCCTTACGAAGTTCAGAAATTGGAGTATGCCCTGGAATACGGCAGCGACTGTATTGAAGTGCATGCTGACGCGGTCGAAAAAGACGACCGAGTTGTTCTTATTGATGACTTGCTCGCCACTGGTGGCACTGCTGGTGCCGCTGATAAGCTCATGAAAGTACTGGGTGCAAACGTCGTCGGCATCGGCTTCATTGTTGAGTTGGCTTTCCTGAATGGACGCGCCAATTTGCCACATGACGCCGAGTTGTTCTCGCTGATTACCTACTAA
- a CDS encoding N-acetyltransferase: MNQQDLNCVTIKTDRLTLREFQEGDLAAVHDYAQDAETTKYLEWGPNTLRETSVFLNESMGFQTEKPRVTFDMAIISDTEQRLVGACSVTVLDSKKKLGAIGYVLNSKFWRRGYATEAACALARFAFDELGMEKLMATCDAQNSASEAVMQKLGMHQEQKLIRDKYMKGTYRDTLVYSVDRSTFFERIGNQSNSRIQ, from the coding sequence ATGAATCAGCAAGATCTCAATTGTGTAACCATAAAGACTGATCGTCTGACGCTTCGTGAATTTCAGGAAGGCGACCTTGCCGCCGTTCACGATTACGCGCAAGATGCTGAAACGACTAAGTATCTGGAGTGGGGTCCGAATACTTTGCGGGAGACTAGCGTCTTCTTAAACGAGTCCATGGGATTTCAGACGGAAAAGCCGCGCGTCACTTTCGATATGGCTATTATTTCCGACACCGAACAGCGTCTGGTCGGAGCCTGCAGCGTCACAGTTTTGGATTCGAAAAAAAAGCTCGGGGCTATTGGATACGTTCTCAATAGCAAGTTCTGGCGACGTGGTTATGCCACTGAAGCAGCGTGCGCGCTGGCGCGATTTGCCTTTGATGAGCTTGGAATGGAAAAGTTGATGGCTACTTGTGATGCGCAGAACTCTGCCTCGGAAGCGGTGATGCAAAAGTTAGGCATGCATCAAGAGCAGAAGTTGATTCGCGACAAATACATGAAGGGGACTTACCGGGACACCCTCGTTTACTCTGTCGACCGTAGTACGTTCTTTGAAAGAATCGGCAATCAGTCGAATTCTCGAATCCAATAG
- a CDS encoding OsmC family peroxiredoxin, translated as MAQVTVKSNTSKKYQQEIKSAAHSFVSDAPEAVGGLATGPDPHELLLASLGSCTAITLEMYAAKKGWDLKSINIDLQEESVDDPANPGKKVLKITRDIKVEGDFDAEQIESLKSAADRCPIHKILNGPKHIDTVLNKN; from the coding sequence ATGGCACAGGTAACAGTAAAGTCGAACACTAGCAAGAAGTATCAACAAGAGATAAAGTCAGCAGCCCACTCTTTTGTTTCTGATGCGCCGGAAGCGGTAGGTGGTCTGGCAACAGGTCCAGACCCGCATGAATTGCTTTTAGCCTCCCTGGGCTCCTGCACAGCTATAACTCTAGAGATGTATGCCGCCAAGAAAGGTTGGGATCTGAAAAGCATCAACATCGATTTGCAAGAAGAATCGGTCGACGATCCAGCCAATCCCGGCAAGAAAGTCTTGAAGATTACGAGAGACATTAAGGTGGAAGGCGATTTTGATGCTGAACAAATCGAAAGCCTCAAATCAGCCGCCGATCGATGCCCTATTCACAAAATTCTGAACGGACCAAAACACATCGACACAGTTTTGAACAAAAACTAA
- the recJ gene encoding single-stranded-DNA-specific exonuclease RecJ, translating to MSCGHIDVVSGDLVTTSLASNAGFAFGDEKARLSALGKFWQIHEAGEISAEFLEAAEGSQLLAQILQARGIGDPGEVKTFLNTDLYTATGPMELPDVDKAIVRITEAIEKGQRITVYGDYDVDGVTGTSVLLTVLRKLGAEVDFYIPNRAGEGYGLNLKAVSILASKHRTKLIISCDCGVSNFAEIQFAKSLGVDTLVLDHHSMPEMLPPAVGIVHPKRLPEDHPLFHLPGVGVAYKVCEALLIDRNMPDEVPLLLDYVTLGMIADLVPLIRENRYLVKVGLPILVNSARPGIQALLAQVKKSDDTDLVGFGLAPRINAVGRLADAKIAVELLTTEDEDYADKLARQLQTDNLRRQELCEEIFARAELLISRKIDLERDKCIAIYDEGWHHGVVGIVASRLVEKYHRPVFIGELDPAEGIVKGSARSIDAIDLYEVLKNNDHLLAKYGGHKMAAGFTVEAGKAEALCRGLTDTCNRMLVDKPLQATVKIDMQVQPSSVTEQMAKLLTKLAPFGMWNKKPTLCMKSLVCVGTRVLGKDGKHHRVMLEDTETHSTFECVMWNTRGIVPGERQIVDAVFTPEINVFNNRERLQLVLCDWRDSLSMVFAPAPQATVVSNTTPAKNAMDGPVASKPSAMAEPMASKPNVMAEHTASKPNVVAEAISGEDSTPPDGGNKGTAQTVDAEEHDQLAVRDFSSYSAKLVWKDLRNHTKAADILAKAVEKLGSTVSIFAESSPKQLAFQFVDRMSVSRKQHLIVWQIPPSNVVFQELLASSGAQNIYLVGTLEDDDVYEPNAFLKKLYGLVKYAINKKDGQVEGEKLASVLASTKMSVALGLTILKKVNLIDWFAEAGYINLDLVGPATGNAEELPEFKQLVLSLKAAKEFRDWCSTASLKEVQLAVMPNQIGLGSQADALELLQSDDEDEMEHTNEYPIGQEQVGQVKPSA from the coding sequence ATGTCTTGTGGACATATCGATGTTGTATCGGGGGATTTGGTGACTACATCTTTAGCTAGTAATGCCGGTTTCGCTTTTGGTGATGAAAAAGCCAGATTATCGGCGCTGGGCAAATTCTGGCAGATACACGAAGCCGGTGAAATCAGTGCCGAGTTTTTAGAAGCCGCCGAGGGGTCGCAGCTGCTTGCGCAGATATTGCAGGCTCGCGGCATCGGTGACCCCGGTGAAGTCAAAACTTTTCTCAACACAGATTTGTATACTGCCACCGGTCCGATGGAACTGCCGGATGTTGATAAGGCAATTGTCCGCATCACCGAGGCAATCGAAAAGGGTCAACGCATAACTGTATATGGTGACTACGACGTTGATGGCGTCACTGGGACCTCGGTTTTGCTGACGGTTTTGCGTAAACTTGGCGCCGAGGTGGATTTCTACATACCCAATCGTGCCGGAGAAGGATACGGATTAAATCTAAAAGCCGTCAGTATTCTGGCAAGCAAGCACAGAACTAAGCTGATAATTTCTTGTGATTGCGGTGTTTCAAATTTTGCCGAGATTCAGTTTGCAAAATCGCTTGGCGTGGACACGCTCGTTCTCGATCATCATTCTATGCCTGAGATGTTGCCTCCTGCCGTTGGCATCGTGCATCCTAAGCGGCTTCCGGAAGACCATCCGTTGTTCCACTTGCCTGGCGTTGGTGTGGCGTACAAAGTTTGTGAGGCGCTGCTGATTGATCGCAATATGCCTGACGAAGTGCCACTTCTGCTTGATTACGTGACCTTGGGAATGATTGCCGACCTTGTGCCATTGATTCGAGAGAATAGATATCTCGTCAAAGTGGGCTTGCCAATTCTCGTCAACTCCGCTAGACCTGGAATTCAGGCGCTTCTCGCCCAGGTTAAGAAATCAGATGATACTGACCTTGTCGGTTTTGGATTGGCCCCCAGGATTAATGCCGTCGGTCGTCTGGCTGACGCAAAAATTGCTGTCGAGTTGCTCACTACTGAAGACGAAGACTATGCCGACAAACTTGCCCGTCAATTGCAAACTGATAATTTGCGGCGGCAGGAATTGTGCGAAGAAATCTTTGCCCGGGCAGAATTATTGATCTCTAGAAAGATCGATCTCGAGCGCGATAAATGCATCGCTATCTACGACGAGGGATGGCACCATGGTGTGGTTGGCATAGTTGCCTCCAGGCTCGTGGAAAAATATCACCGCCCCGTTTTCATTGGTGAACTCGACCCAGCCGAGGGCATTGTAAAAGGCTCAGCTCGCAGCATTGATGCAATCGACCTGTATGAGGTTTTGAAGAATAACGACCATTTGCTTGCTAAATATGGTGGCCATAAAATGGCAGCCGGATTCACAGTAGAAGCCGGAAAAGCTGAGGCTCTCTGCCGTGGATTGACTGACACTTGTAATCGTATGCTTGTCGATAAGCCATTGCAAGCAACTGTAAAAATCGATATGCAAGTTCAGCCCTCCTCCGTAACGGAGCAAATGGCCAAGCTGCTGACCAAATTGGCACCGTTTGGTATGTGGAACAAAAAGCCGACTTTATGCATGAAGTCGTTGGTGTGCGTTGGTACTCGTGTTTTAGGCAAAGACGGCAAGCATCACCGCGTCATGTTGGAAGACACAGAGACGCACAGTACATTCGAGTGTGTGATGTGGAATACTCGCGGCATAGTTCCAGGCGAGCGGCAAATTGTCGACGCTGTGTTTACTCCTGAAATCAATGTCTTCAATAACAGAGAACGGTTGCAGTTGGTGCTCTGCGATTGGCGTGACAGTCTATCAATGGTATTTGCACCAGCACCGCAGGCTACAGTGGTATCAAATACAACACCAGCAAAAAATGCTATGGACGGGCCGGTGGCGTCCAAACCAAGTGCTATGGCTGAGCCGATGGCGTCCAAACCAAATGTCATGGCTGAGCATACGGCGTCTAAACCAAATGTTGTGGCGGAGGCGATTTCAGGCGAAGACTCTACTCCTCCTGACGGCGGTAATAAAGGAACAGCTCAAACGGTAGACGCAGAAGAGCACGATCAGCTTGCCGTGCGTGATTTTTCAAGCTACAGTGCCAAGCTCGTCTGGAAAGACTTGCGCAACCATACGAAGGCTGCCGACATTCTGGCGAAAGCGGTTGAAAAGCTTGGCAGCACCGTCAGCATCTTTGCAGAAAGCAGTCCCAAGCAGCTGGCATTTCAGTTTGTAGATCGCATGTCTGTGTCTCGTAAGCAGCACCTGATTGTCTGGCAGATCCCGCCTAGCAATGTTGTCTTCCAGGAACTCCTGGCCAGCAGTGGTGCTCAAAATATCTATCTGGTCGGCACCCTGGAAGATGACGATGTTTATGAGCCAAATGCTTTCCTTAAGAAGCTTTATGGGCTGGTTAAGTACGCTATCAACAAAAAGGACGGCCAGGTCGAGGGTGAGAAGTTGGCTTCGGTTCTCGCCAGCACCAAGATGTCAGTAGCCCTTGGGCTAACTATCTTGAAGAAAGTCAATTTGATTGATTGGTTTGCCGAGGCTGGCTACATCAATCTCGACCTCGTCGGTCCAGCCACCGGTAACGCTGAAGAGCTGCCCGAGTTCAAACAGCTCGTCTTGTCGCTTAAAGCTGCGAAAGAGTTTAGAGACTGGTGTTCGACAGCATCCTTGAAAGAAGTACAATTAGCCGTCATGCCTAACCAGATAGGGTTGGGTTCCCAAGCGGACGCACTGGAGTTGCTTCAGTCGGACGACGAAGATGAGATGGAGCACACGAATGAGTACCCAATTGGACAAGAGCAAGTTGGCCAAGTTAAGCCTTCCGCTTAA
- a CDS encoding biotin--[acetyl-CoA-carboxylase] ligase, with translation MTAPVDVLDLEKIEPRLRTKLIGRQHGGKNELWQTIDSTNTRAVELAAAGGVHGTLVLARQQTAGRGRLGRQWVSPSDSGIYASFLLRPEAESIQNLSTITLAVGVAVAKAVRTTAGIDIGLKWVNDLVVDGRKLGGILCEMPASKTGKALVIGIGINVRFHENELPDELKEKMTWLEKITGQPIDPNLVIAEIANELEIVYDELLRGQSEKVLADWRRRSITLGKRIIATSGERSTEGTAIDIASSGALIVDTGSERIELHAGEISIRNADGSYC, from the coding sequence ATGACCGCGCCGGTTGACGTTCTAGATCTGGAAAAGATCGAGCCGCGATTGCGCACGAAATTGATTGGGCGCCAACATGGCGGCAAAAATGAGCTCTGGCAGACGATAGATTCAACGAACACTCGCGCCGTTGAGTTGGCCGCTGCCGGCGGCGTGCATGGCACGCTCGTTCTTGCTCGACAGCAAACCGCAGGTCGTGGAAGACTGGGCAGGCAGTGGGTTTCCCCCAGCGATTCAGGAATATATGCAAGCTTTCTGCTGCGTCCGGAAGCTGAATCGATACAGAATCTCTCGACCATTACACTGGCAGTCGGGGTAGCGGTCGCAAAAGCGGTACGCACCACTGCTGGTATCGATATTGGATTGAAGTGGGTAAACGATCTGGTCGTAGATGGCAGAAAGCTCGGCGGAATTCTTTGCGAGATGCCAGCCAGTAAGACCGGCAAGGCACTTGTCATAGGCATCGGCATTAATGTCAGATTTCACGAAAACGAACTGCCGGACGAGCTAAAAGAAAAGATGACCTGGCTGGAAAAAATAACCGGTCAACCAATCGATCCAAATTTAGTCATAGCCGAAATCGCAAACGAACTCGAGATTGTTTACGATGAGCTCTTGCGCGGGCAGTCCGAGAAGGTGCTGGCGGATTGGAGACGCCGCTCAATAACTCTGGGGAAGAGAATCATAGCCACCTCAGGGGAGCGCAGTACGGAAGGCACGGCGATTGATATTGCTTCGAGCGGCGCCCTCATAGTTGACACAGGCAGCGAAAGAATCGAGCTTCATGCGGGTGAAATCTCAATCCGCAACGCAGATGGAAGCTACTGCTAG
- a CDS encoding NAD-dependent deacylase produces MLYSDDIVRGARLIKQAAAVAVLTGAGVSKESGIPTFREAQTGLWANYEPEKLATVEGFVSDPNLVWTWYDWRRKMVSNVKPNPGHFALVELEQLVPKFTLITQNVDGLHRLAGSRHIVELHGNISRHKCLKHGHVASEEVESDLPEPPKCHCGSLIRPDVVWFGEALGPQNLADSYAAAESADVFLIIGTSGLVQPAASFPFVAKRRGARLIEINPEETPLTREVDFFLQGASGVILPQLLEVLRDQSA; encoded by the coding sequence ATGCTTTACAGCGATGACATTGTGCGCGGTGCCAGGTTGATAAAACAGGCTGCTGCGGTAGCTGTTTTGACCGGTGCCGGTGTTTCAAAAGAGAGCGGCATTCCTACCTTTCGCGAGGCTCAAACCGGGCTCTGGGCTAATTACGAGCCTGAGAAGCTGGCTACGGTTGAAGGTTTTGTGAGCGATCCCAATCTGGTTTGGACCTGGTACGATTGGCGCCGAAAGATGGTATCGAATGTGAAGCCTAATCCGGGACATTTTGCTCTCGTTGAGTTGGAACAGCTGGTGCCGAAGTTTACTTTGATTACTCAAAACGTTGATGGTTTGCACCGTTTGGCCGGATCCAGGCACATCGTTGAACTGCACGGCAACATCTCACGTCATAAATGTTTGAAGCACGGGCATGTCGCTTCGGAAGAAGTTGAGAGCGATCTACCTGAACCACCGAAGTGCCACTGTGGATCTTTGATTCGCCCCGATGTGGTCTGGTTCGGAGAAGCGCTGGGTCCGCAAAATCTTGCTGATTCTTACGCCGCTGCAGAGAGCGCTGATGTCTTTCTAATAATCGGTACATCGGGACTGGTGCAACCGGCTGCATCATTTCCATTTGTCGCTAAAAGACGCGGCGCCAGATTGATTGAAATCAATCCGGAGGAAACTCCATTGACGAGAGAGGTGGATTTCTTTTTGCAAGGCGCTTCCGGTGTGATTCTTCCCCAACTTCTCGAAGTTTTGCGCGATCAATCGGCTTGA